From a single Populus trichocarpa isolate Nisqually-1 chromosome 17, P.trichocarpa_v4.1, whole genome shotgun sequence genomic region:
- the LOC18106908 gene encoding probable fructokinase-4 encodes MNLSSLPNSLSLPLPLPAIPSFAFSIQKTHNSLSRPSRSLAMASNGVNDKSLIVSFGEMLIDFVPTVSGVSLAEAPGFVKAPGGAPANVAIAVARLGGKAAFVGKLGDDEFGNMLAGILKENGVIATGINFDTGARTALAFVTLRADGEREFMFYRNPSADMLLRPEELNLELIRSAKVFHYGSISLIVEPCRSAHLQAMRVAKDAGALLSYDPNLRLPLWPSAEEAREQILSIWDEADVVKVSDNELEFLTGSDKIDDETAMSLWRPNFKLLLVTLGEKGCNYYTKNFHGSVEAFHVDTVDTTGAGDSFVGALLCKIVDDQSVLEDEPRLREILRFANACGAITTTKKGAIPALPTPADALKLVKEGK; translated from the exons ATGAACCTCTCTTCCCTTcccaactctctctctctccctctccctctccctgcCATTCCCTCCTTTGCTTTCTCTATCCAGAAAACACACAACTCTCTTTCTCGTCCCTCACGTTCTCTTGCAATGGCTTCCAATGGAGTGAACGACAAGTCACTGATCGTCAGCTTCGGGGAGATGCTGATAGACTTCGTCCCGACGGTCTCTGGCGTCTCCCTCGCTGAAGCTCCGGGGTTTGTGAAGGCACCGGGTGGTGCTCCGGCGAACGTGGCGATAGCGGTGGCGAGGCTGGGAGGAAAGGCGGCATTTGTTGGAAAACTTGGTGATGATGAGTTCGGCAACATGCTCGCCGGAATTTTGAAGGAAAACGGCGTGATCGCTACTGGGATAAATTTTGACACAGGTGCTAGGACTGCTCTCGCGTTTGTTACTCTACGCGCTGATGGAGAGCGTGAGTTTATGTTTTATAGAAATCCAAGTGCTGATATGTTACTAAGGCCAGAAGAGTTAAATCTTGAGTTAATTAGATCT GCTAAGGTTTTCCACTACGGATCAATAAGTTTGATTGTGGAGCCCTGCAGATCAGCACATTTACAGGCAATGAGGGTGGCGAAGGATGCAGGTGCATTGCTTTCGTATGACCCAAATCTGAGGCTGCCATTGTGGCCATCAGCAGAGGAGGCGCGTGAGCAGATATTGAGCATCTGGGACGAGGCAGATGTGGTCAAAGTCAGTGATAATGAGCTTGAGTTCCTCACTGGAAGTGACAAAATTGATGATGAAACTGCTATGTCACTCTGGCGTCCTAACTTTAAGTTGCTCTTGGTCACTCTTGGTGAAAAGGGTTGCAATTATTACACCAAG AATTTCCATGGATCAGTTGAGGCTTTCCATGTGGACACTGTTGATACCACAGGTGCTGGTGATTCATTTGTTGGTGCTCTCCTTTGCAAGATTGTTGACGACCAATCTGTGCTTGAG GATGAGCCAAGGCTGAGAGAGATACTTAGATTTGCAAATGCTTGTGGAGCCATTACAACCACCAAAAAGGGAGCAATCCCTGCTCTGCCTACTCCGGCCGATGCCCTCAAACTGgtgaaagaaggaaaataa
- the LOC18106906 gene encoding asparagine--tRNA ligase, chloroplastic/mitochondrial isoform X2 has product MAISALGPATSLRLTPGSTLRLLSFYSKSNPSNLSGILKTITKPHAIPPKFHHLLQLSGLPCRRFFCSVISGALQSSESAKVEKKGEIGNRVGEFRRKLKIADIKGGPDEGLDRVGKTIIVMGWVNDGSCLSNLQCVMDLEAEGYDQVESGLVTTGASIWMQGTVVKSQGSKQKVELKVIKIVAVGKSDPSYPIQKKRVSREFLRTKAHLRPRTNTFGAVARVRNALAYATHKFFQENGFVWVSSPIITASDCEGAGEQFCVTTLIPGSQEAANSPVDGIPKTKDGLIDWSQDFFGKPAFLTVSGQLNAETYATALSDVYTFGPTFRAENSNTSRHLAEFWMIEPELAFADLNDDMACATAYLQYVVRHILENCKEDMEFFNTWIEKGIIDRLSDVVEKDFVQLTYTDAIELLLKAKKKFEFPLEWGCDLQSEHERYITEEVFGGCPVIIRDYPKDIKAFYMRQNDDGKTVAAMDMLVPRVGELIGGSQREERLEYIEDRLDELKLNKESFWWYLDLRRYGSVPHAGFGLGFERLVQFATGIDNIRDAIPFPRVPGSAEF; this is encoded by the exons ATGGCAATTTCTGCGCTAGGACCAGCTACATCGCTCCGGTTAACCCCAGGGTCAACTCTCCGGTTGCTATCCTTCTACTCCAAATCAAACCCTAGTAACCTGTCTGGTATCCTCAAAACAATAACGAAACCTCATGCCATACCTCCAAAGTTCCACCATCTATTGCAACTTTCAGGTTTGCCTTGTCGGAGGTTCTTCTGCAGTGTAATTTCTGGAGCTCTACAGTCTAGCGAGAGTGCAAAAGTAGAGAAGAAGGGTGAAATTGGGAATAGAGTTGGAGAATTTAGAAGGAAGTTGAAGATTGCTGATATAAAGGGTGGTCCAGATGAAGGGTTGGATCGTGTAGGGAAGACCATCATTGTAATGGGTTGG GTTAATGATGGTTCATGCCTGTCAAACTTGCAATGTGTAATGGACTTGGAGGCTGAAGGTTATGATCAG GTAGAATCTGGCTTGGTAACAACTGGCGCGTCAATATGGATGCAAGGAACTGTGGTGAAGAGCCAAGGGTCAAAACAAAAGGTGGAACTGAAGGTCATCAAAATAGTAGCG GTTGGCAAGAGTGATCCTTCCTATCCCATCCAAAAGAAAAGGGTTAGTAGAGAATTTTTGAGAACTAAGGCTCACCTTCGTCCTCGAACAAATACATTTGGTGCG GTTGCAAGGGTGAGGAATGCTTTGGCATATGCCACTCACaagttttttcaagaaaatgggTTTGTTTGGGTCTCAAGTCCTATTATTACAGCTTCAGATTGTGAAGGGGCCGGTGAACAGTTCTGTGTGACTACTTTG ATTCCAGGTTCTCAAGAAGCTGCCAATTCTCCGGTGGATGGGATTCCAAAAACAAAGGATGGGTTAATTGATTGGTCACAG GACTTTTTTGGCAAACCAGCTTTTCTGACGGTCTCTGGCCAGCTCAATGCTGAAACATATGCCACTGCTCTTTCGGAT GTATATACATTTGGTCCCACGTTTCGAGCTGAAAATTCTAACACTTCTAGGCACTTGGCTGAATTTTGG ATGATTGAACCAGAACTTGCATTTGCTGATCTGAATGACGACATGGCCTGCGCCACTGCCTATCTCCAGTATGTA GTGAGACATATCCTTGAAAACTGCAAGGAAGACATGGAATTTTTCAATACTTGGATTGAGAAGGGAATCATTGATCGATTGAGT GATGTGGTTGAGAAAGACTTTGTTCAGTTGACTTACACTGATGCAATTGAACTTCTTCTGAAAGCAAAAAAGAAGTTTGAATTCCCG TTGGAATGGGGATGTGATTTGCAAAGCGAGCATGAGCGATACATAACTGAAGAGGTATTTGGTGGGTGCCCTGTCATCATCAGAGATTATCCAAAG GACATCAAAGCATTTTATATGCGGCAAAATGATGATGGTAAGACTGTTGCTGCCATGGATATGCTGGTTCCTCGG GTTGGTGAGCTTATTGGTGGAAGCCAAAGAGAAGAACGGCTGGAATATATAGAAGACCGTTTAGATGAGCTAAAGCTGAACAAGGAGAGCTTCTGGTGGTATCTTGATTTGCGCCGTTATGGTTCAG TTCCTCATGCAGGTTTTGGACTGGGTTTTGAAAGGCTCGTTCAATTTGCTACAGGAATAGACAATATAAGAGATGCAATACCTTTCCCTCGGGTACCTGGTTCGGCTGAATTTTAA
- the LOC18106906 gene encoding asparagine--tRNA ligase, chloroplastic/mitochondrial isoform X1 — MAISALGPATSLRLTPGSTLRLLSFYSKSNPSNLSGILKTITKPHAIPPKFHHLLQLSGLPCRRFFCSVISGALQSSESAKVEKKGEIGNRVGEFRRKLKIADIKGGPDEGLDRVGKTIIVMGWVRTLRVQSSVTFIEVNDGSCLSNLQCVMDLEAEGYDQVESGLVTTGASIWMQGTVVKSQGSKQKVELKVIKIVAVGKSDPSYPIQKKRVSREFLRTKAHLRPRTNTFGAVARVRNALAYATHKFFQENGFVWVSSPIITASDCEGAGEQFCVTTLIPGSQEAANSPVDGIPKTKDGLIDWSQDFFGKPAFLTVSGQLNAETYATALSDVYTFGPTFRAENSNTSRHLAEFWMIEPELAFADLNDDMACATAYLQYVVRHILENCKEDMEFFNTWIEKGIIDRLSDVVEKDFVQLTYTDAIELLLKAKKKFEFPLEWGCDLQSEHERYITEEVFGGCPVIIRDYPKDIKAFYMRQNDDGKTVAAMDMLVPRVGELIGGSQREERLEYIEDRLDELKLNKESFWWYLDLRRYGSVPHAGFGLGFERLVQFATGIDNIRDAIPFPRVPGSAEF; from the exons ATGGCAATTTCTGCGCTAGGACCAGCTACATCGCTCCGGTTAACCCCAGGGTCAACTCTCCGGTTGCTATCCTTCTACTCCAAATCAAACCCTAGTAACCTGTCTGGTATCCTCAAAACAATAACGAAACCTCATGCCATACCTCCAAAGTTCCACCATCTATTGCAACTTTCAGGTTTGCCTTGTCGGAGGTTCTTCTGCAGTGTAATTTCTGGAGCTCTACAGTCTAGCGAGAGTGCAAAAGTAGAGAAGAAGGGTGAAATTGGGAATAGAGTTGGAGAATTTAGAAGGAAGTTGAAGATTGCTGATATAAAGGGTGGTCCAGATGAAGGGTTGGATCGTGTAGGGAAGACCATCATTGTAATGGGTTGGGTACGTACACTTCGAGTTCAAAGTAGTGTTACTTTTATTGAG GTTAATGATGGTTCATGCCTGTCAAACTTGCAATGTGTAATGGACTTGGAGGCTGAAGGTTATGATCAG GTAGAATCTGGCTTGGTAACAACTGGCGCGTCAATATGGATGCAAGGAACTGTGGTGAAGAGCCAAGGGTCAAAACAAAAGGTGGAACTGAAGGTCATCAAAATAGTAGCG GTTGGCAAGAGTGATCCTTCCTATCCCATCCAAAAGAAAAGGGTTAGTAGAGAATTTTTGAGAACTAAGGCTCACCTTCGTCCTCGAACAAATACATTTGGTGCG GTTGCAAGGGTGAGGAATGCTTTGGCATATGCCACTCACaagttttttcaagaaaatgggTTTGTTTGGGTCTCAAGTCCTATTATTACAGCTTCAGATTGTGAAGGGGCCGGTGAACAGTTCTGTGTGACTACTTTG ATTCCAGGTTCTCAAGAAGCTGCCAATTCTCCGGTGGATGGGATTCCAAAAACAAAGGATGGGTTAATTGATTGGTCACAG GACTTTTTTGGCAAACCAGCTTTTCTGACGGTCTCTGGCCAGCTCAATGCTGAAACATATGCCACTGCTCTTTCGGAT GTATATACATTTGGTCCCACGTTTCGAGCTGAAAATTCTAACACTTCTAGGCACTTGGCTGAATTTTGG ATGATTGAACCAGAACTTGCATTTGCTGATCTGAATGACGACATGGCCTGCGCCACTGCCTATCTCCAGTATGTA GTGAGACATATCCTTGAAAACTGCAAGGAAGACATGGAATTTTTCAATACTTGGATTGAGAAGGGAATCATTGATCGATTGAGT GATGTGGTTGAGAAAGACTTTGTTCAGTTGACTTACACTGATGCAATTGAACTTCTTCTGAAAGCAAAAAAGAAGTTTGAATTCCCG TTGGAATGGGGATGTGATTTGCAAAGCGAGCATGAGCGATACATAACTGAAGAGGTATTTGGTGGGTGCCCTGTCATCATCAGAGATTATCCAAAG GACATCAAAGCATTTTATATGCGGCAAAATGATGATGGTAAGACTGTTGCTGCCATGGATATGCTGGTTCCTCGG GTTGGTGAGCTTATTGGTGGAAGCCAAAGAGAAGAACGGCTGGAATATATAGAAGACCGTTTAGATGAGCTAAAGCTGAACAAGGAGAGCTTCTGGTGGTATCTTGATTTGCGCCGTTATGGTTCAG TTCCTCATGCAGGTTTTGGACTGGGTTTTGAAAGGCTCGTTCAATTTGCTACAGGAATAGACAATATAAGAGATGCAATACCTTTCCCTCGGGTACCTGGTTCGGCTGAATTTTAA
- the LOC18106907 gene encoding uncharacterized protein LOC18106907: MEEAIKLLDSALSHIKWRLKFPAKNRLQIDIVALLTEMRPVIMVDYGGKLPELQDHLCALVKFCQQESAIFENLRVMVIEDMIYLIHVRGIAEYVKSSLNLEVELFFVNLEEDPPKMVTQAEESTLVTELIRVQKLFSSFFPLNGNSNDLLSHQMPDSVANAESSANKPATSQSSEFIDLSCCMQDTEITVPTLNGWLLGYPVVYLFSKQHIEDAIYNLSTKYLRIFQILVSRYASPKKGSQPEELLSFSVPYELSMGGSNEPWAVAFLAQMQTKWAKCKPTWRSLKMEVSECYPQAIVL, translated from the exons atggagGAAGCAATAAAATTGTTGGACTCTGCTCTCTCTCACATCAAATGGCGCCTCAAATTTCCAGCCAAAAATCGTCTTCAAATAG ATATTGTAGCTTTGCTGACAGAAATGAGGCCAGTTATAATGGTTGACTATGGTGGAAAGTTGCCTGAATTACAAGACCATCTTTGTGCTCTTGTTAAATTTTGTCAACAG GAGTCGGCTATTTTTGAGAATCTTAGAGTGATGGTGATAGAAGATATGATATATTTGATACATGTAAGAGGGATTGCTGAGTATGTTAAGTCAAGCTTGAATTTGGAAGTAGAATTGTTCTTCGTCAATCTTGAAGAGGATCCTCCCAAG ATGGTAACACAAGCGGAGGAAAGCACTTTAGTTACAGAGCTTATAAGAGTTCAGAAGTTGttctcttcattttttcccTTGAATGGAAATAGCAATGACCTCTTGTCACATCAGATGCCAGATAGTGTGGCTAATGCTGAATCCTCCGCCAATAAACCTGCAACTTCTCAATCATCTGAGTTTATTGATCTTAGTTGCTGCATGCAAGACACTGAGATCACTGTGCCAACTTTAAATGG ATGGCTCCTTGGTTATCCAGTCGTGTACTTGTTCAGCAAGCAGCACATTGAAGATGCCATATATAATCTTTCCACTAAATATCTTCGTATCTTCCAAATTCTAGTCAGCAG GTATGCTTCACCCAAAAAAGGATCTCAGCCAGAAGAACTGCTGAG CTTCTCGGTGCCATATGAGCTGAGCATGGGAGGAAGCAATGAACCATGGGCCGTGGCATTTCTTGCCCAAATGCAGACGAAGTGGGCAAAATGCAAGCCAACTTGGAGGTCCTTGAAGATGGAGGTGAGTGAATGCTATCCACAGGCAATCGTCTTGTAG